From Platichthys flesus chromosome 7, fPlaFle2.1, whole genome shotgun sequence:
CACATTGGACCTGGACCAAAGCTTGTTCTAGATGTAGCTCAGTGGAtgaaagaaactgaaatgtCTCAAAGGCCTCCTTCTGATTCTCAAGACTCATTTTTGCCTTAATGCTGTGATTAGAGTGCCAGCTTTCCTCCCTTCAGGTCTATGCTCAGAATCTACAGCCCAGTCGGACCCAGCAGAATGAAattcattgttattgttgttttaaaaacacaaaaaaactctCTCTGTTAGGCCTATCATGAAGTATTATAGCATCTCATTTGTCACATTATGTATTTACAGTAAGCTCTTTATTTGCTCATAAAACCTCAAAAtctatttctgttttataaaaatctatttttgcCATATGTTTTACAAGGATGACAAGGAAGgcctttttttattcctcttcaATCACTTCAATTGGCCGATCAGACAACTACAACAATATAATTTTGTTTACTGTTAAGATATATTTCTTAAGTCCCCAATCGTCATGATTCCATCTGTCTGGAATTTTGCATCTTAAGAAATATCATCACATTTCACTAAAGACCTAGCAGGTGGCAGAAGAACGTAGGTGACCTTTGTCCAACTTTCAAcccagaaacaaaaacatttgtggaggttcttttacagtttttttttctctctctcttttctctgaagTATATGGGGAGCAGTGTtatggagaggacagagaaccaggcagagagagggaggggggtggtCGGCGAGCTTTGGAGGAAATCTGGAACCTATAAACTTCGGCAACTTCTATGACAAGAAGCAAACGTCACAACCGTTCAGTTGTGTTGGCTGTACGACACACCTTTGTCTCCGCCTCGTCCCTTTGATCGGACCGATTCCTTCAAATTTGTTCTTCCTGTTGTCTTAAGTTCAGCTGTCCAAAAAAAAGACCTCCGGACCAATCAGGGAGTCAAATGGGTGGGAAGCTGAAAGTTTCACGGTCCCCTCCCTTTAAAAGTCAGATTCGGGCTGCTGCTGTCTCACATGCAGCTACAGGAGCGGAGCATGAGAGCAGTCCAGTTTGCCGATGCAGTGTATGCACTGACAGAGAATGAGTAGAAATCGCTGGCAGATTTCCAGGCGTGTGGATGAAGAAGCATTGTGGCAGTCTATACCTTGGAGGTGATTATGCTCCCATTTTGGCTTAACACGTTTAGATGTGACAAAGGGAGAATCGTATGACTGTTGGAGAAGGCAGAGCGAAACAGCAGAGGCCCAGAGGAACACAGAAGGTAACGGAGGGAGTTTCTGAAGACGAACGGAGCCAAGAAAACTgtgtgagaggagcagagagggagtggagagaaccacactgaagagaaaagagaaccACTGAGATattcaaagaagaagaacgtGGCCAAgcatgagagaggaggagcagtctAATGATGACCACCCTGAGGGAGGGGTTGTTTCCAGCCAGGAGAACATGGGTAGACCACCTTCGAATGCATGTCCCGTTGTTGTAGCCACACCAGGGGCCACCGGGCGTAAAAGGCAGACCGGCTCACATCCGGAGGATCACGTCGCCACAGTTGCTCCTACCACAGTAAGTGATGATAGCAAAGTCAAGCCAGGGGACGAGATCCATGTCTACACTCCTGGAACCAAGAGAGTTAAGAGGAGTCCTCTGCACCGGCCACCTTCCTCAAGCCCATCCCTTTCCCCTGTCCCCGGTCCTAGTCCTGGAGACCTCCTAGCCCTCGAGGACCCGCACGGCCAGCGGGTGATAGCCAACATCCGGGAGCGTCAGCGGACACAATCTCTGAATGATGCCTTTGCCTCGTTGCGCAAGATAATCCCCACACTTCCCTCTGACAAACTGAGCAAGATCCAGACCCTCAAGCTGGCATCGCGCTACATTGACTTCCTGTACCAGGTGTTGGAGAGTGACGAGATGGACTCTAAACAAGCTGGATGTAACTACCTTGCACATGAAAGACTGAGCTACGCCTTCTCTGTGTGGAGAATGGAGGGGGCCTGGTCGTCCATGTCCGCGAGTCACTAACCCCGCCTGGAAGAAAGATTTGACTTTTGACTCCTAAAAACCTTACGCCTAAAACCTCCTCATGACGGGAGTATTCTTGCAGACACCTGACAGTGGACTCACAATAATAAACTCCTCAACGTAGTTCATCTGTTTGCCTCAGTGGAAAAGACTATCTGACACCTCGATGAGAAGAGAGTTTGGTAGTTTGAAGCCACTACCCTTTGATGTAAATGCAGTAACCATTGTTGTCAGACCAGACAactgatgtaaatatgaattgttaTCATTCTATAGTGTCAGTTTCAGAGAAATGTACCAAAACAGGGACATTGTGCTCAGTGTGTGATTCCTAGCAATtttttgaggatttttttttacgaCACTTGTCCTTTGTTTACATCGATCACAGGGGATGACAGGACAGGCATGTGACAAAAACAGCCGGACATCATTCTACATACAATCAATTCAACCAGCTGACGGTTAAGGATGCCCTTTCCTTAATGTTGCCTCCACATGACAGCACGGCTTGTTCctccaggaccccccccccccccccccccctccggacCCCTCAGCTCTTCCTGGATTTCGAAGCTTGACCTCTGGTTTAATCCCTATCTTTTATCACCCTTAACTGCCAAGGGTCAACATCACATCATCGTCATAGGTATGCATACTCTGAGCCACATCTGATCTTtagttcatgttttttatttgattttattttctgcattgaAGTACTATACTGGTTTTATGTATGTAATATAGTAAGCTCAACATGTAGAGAAAGCAGGGATGGGATTAGGAAAGGTCAGAACTTGAAAGACTAAATTTGATATTTCAGACCTCTGACATTTCCATACCCTTTCGACTCCTACTTTTCCAAGACTCTGACATACTGTGAATCCCTGACCACCTCTGAACCCAGGCGACAGTGGAAAAAGGAGTTGCGGGCGGCTGTCATCCTGACTAaagtttcttctctttttacCCAAACCAAGCCCCTTTGTTTCTTCCAAAGCCAAAAAAAAGCCTCTCCTCTAGAaattctttcctctcctttcgGCCCAAATTCGCTTGCGTTGCATGCAAGCACGATACAGCTACGGCAAGCTGACGAGGAGgcgtaatgaaaacaaatggtcCTAAAAAGCCATGAATCATGTGTGTTGCCATCAAAGGGAGAGACTGATGTGGCTTCCCGCCGTAAAACCACTGGGAGTGATAGAGGAGGTGAGGGCTGAGTTATATGCACAAAAATTAGCTTACATGCACAGGTATTTGCATGCGCACGCAACGAtgcacaaaaacatacacatacatgtcTTTTCTCTAAAAGGCGACATAATAATTACCAAATTATAGAAAAAAGACAGTTGTTAGAGTTGCTGTACCTATGATTCTGTCCGTACGTAAAACAGATGTTAATGCCAAGCAAAAGTCAGCGGCAACATAAGctttcatttcatattcaaCCAAACTACAAAGTAATAAAGGTGGCCTTGCTGTTTGTACTCAACACATATCAATGACAAACCACTTGTTCCTTCATTCGCCAGTATGCAGCAACCTATCATTAGAATGTGCAGGGAGGTAGCTAATGTTTCCAGCTCCTATAAAGACCCTTGAAGTATTTTTTTACCGAGCCCCAGCAGTCAGCACAGTGTGGGCCCAGAGGACGGACCTTGACTGACACGTTAGAAGCAACTTGACATTTCAAATAATTCAGCTCTGGTACCAAAGTGAAACAAAGCAGCCCTAAGCAGTTTACATAGAAAGTTCAATTTCAGACAGCATTCGTCAAATTACTGAGACTGGAGGACAGCCACATTTAGAAAAACAGTGATtcactgaaaaagaaaactgtgcGACCAACTTTAAAATGACTGATATTTGATGACTTACAAATGAATTAAGTTAAACTTAAAAAGTTATTTTGCTatctttaatttgaagaaacaGAATTCAGTTGCATGTCACCTATTAAcgtatttttttaaagctggtaatacattttcttttttaagtgttGAGTGCAGTACAGGGATGTTAGGGAGAGAAGGTATACAACAAATAATGGAACATTTGCTTCTGCTTTTATGCGAAGATGAAATTAATTAAGAAAATGACTTATCTTCTTCTTTccatataatattataatataggTGCCTCATTAATGTCTTCTGGAGCAGTAATGTGGGAGAGTCTTATTCATACGTCCAACATTAATTGATATAAACATTAAACTGTGTAAAGTGTGACCGTCACAAACTCTTATATGAATATCACTTGTTATCGTAGTAACATGTCTGTATTTCTATCTTTCCAGCTGCTGTATAAAGTGACTGAATCTTCCTTGTACATCTCTACTCCTTGCTACAATTTCTAGTCATGTGGATTTGATGGCAATGGAAACCTTTAGGTACCTCATGTTTGAATTAAGGAGAGAGACTGTTTAAGAGACTTAATAAAAGGCAGGATACAGATTGACATCAGGACGTTTCTTTGGACCAGCCAAACAATCTAAAAGATGCCATATATCGAGAAGATAACAACATTACTGAAGAAGTTGTAgcattttttgtgttgtttttgtttcatacTGTTTTCCCCTATTCAATTGTTCAAAGTGAATTTATACAATTCCTGTCACcgaaaaaaactaatttaaccTGCAGTTTAACCAAGACTTCACCTTCAAATGTTAGTGTGTTCATCTCCTGTGAATCAGTTTACAGAGGGtggctgtgtggctgtgtgttgcATTTACTTGAAGACTGTACAGTGTGGTGCTCTATGTGAAATGAATGACACACTTTGACTGATTATAAACATCACAAGCAGAGAAAGGCTTGCAGACCAATATGTAGTGATACATAAAGGACACAAAAACGTATTTgtgtaagaaaataaaactgcCTTCAAACTATTGCTGACGTTCCAGTTGTTTCTTAAACTGGCCGAGGAACAGCGCAGAGATTTACTGTTCGTCCTGCTGGCACCACACCCTCTTTGTCTCCTGTCTCACTTATTAAACTGTCTCTCTTGttttcccttccttcctccttcccccgctctctccctctctcgcgctctctctctttccctctccttctctctcgctcattttttttaatgaggtcTCTCTGTGCCTTTGCCTGGCCGGTCAGGGACAGTTAATTCCCCCAAAAAGAACATGTTAATGTGCAATTAAGGACTCAAGGAATATTTATAGCCTGTATGGACTTACCCTCTAGGTTGTAACTTGATCCTATTCCAGTTGTGTATCTTGGTGCTTGAAATCATTAAAACTTTggacaaaaacactgaaaagagaaacagcATAGCTGAACTAAACTGATCAGTAACTTGCTTTTGTAATTTAGTATCACCGAACATTGGCCATATTGCATTATGTCAaaccatgacaaaaaaaaatcctggcaGTGAACTGACTGTTAGTCCCACATCTATCACAAGACCTCATacatataaacaacacacaaactttgTCCCAATTCCGGGGGCGGCTTCTTCGGAGGATGTGGTCTACGAGGCAAACGAAGACCAAACGGAAAATAAACGGCCTGTTCTATGGAGGATTTTTGTGAAACGCGTCACCAGTGTGTCACGCCCTTACTGCTGTCGCTTAGCAACAGCTGCAGTCAGATGCGACAAAAGTGTGATACTGACTTCTTGATGCTTACTGGTGCCATGAcatctttgaaaaacagttagTGACTGAAAGCACAGTTAATTCTGGGATAGGTTGACCTTTGGAGGATCTACCTGTTGGAGCATTCCTTTCATTGGATGGAAGGACACATTCTGAATTTGGAAGAGCATTTGAAAGAGGACAGCCTGGTCACATTGCTGTGATGCAATCAGTATTGAAAAGCAgccgaaggatgcagcccctgacaCAGATGCTGTCTCTTCAGTCCACtgattttaagattaagatgcagattaagatgcatttattagtcccaaacccatgcacagacatgcaaaggcacactcatgcaggtagggaaatttagtctctgcttttgacccatctggtgacacacagagcagtgagcgaaccatgtacggcgctctgggagcagatgttgggggagtaaggtgccttgctcaggggcactagacagggtagggagactcttggatttttggacagatcaatccaggttcgtcttttgttgtctctccgtggagtcgaaccagagacgaaccagagaccttctctgcccatagtccaagtttctgccaccatgatttatttaattctcagtgtaagttaataaaaaaaagcaaaggtagagtctctcacacacagaagaacattttttttatatatatattcagtattCGAGagcttaaaaaatgtatttaaatggcATTCAACATTTAGctgcactttacattaaagtcATGTGGTAATCTGCTGGCTGTAAGGCTGCTGCAAGCTAAAGGATAATCGGGCAGATTTTAGACCTGATTTTCCCCTTCTGAACATCACAGGGTTGGTGCAAGTATCTGCCCAAAGAggtttacaaaataatattaatgCTACCCATTAAATTGGAGCCTCCGCAATCTCAAATCGTAAATATCAAACTTGTTGATATAACCGGTATCGTGACTTGACTGGGAGGCGTCACCAACCAGATGTAGCATAATGGTACAGCtgtttctgaaaacaacaacacatttccaaCTCCTTCCAGCTCGCGCAGCAAAATTTATACTCCTTCTCAGCTATCATttcatcaatgtttttttgttttcatttttttgctgCAAAACAGAACACATGACATCTGTCctccttcatgtttttgtttttttaaagcgaTAACCTCACAAGTTTTCCACACTCCAGTTCTTAAGGTGGCAGTAATGAATCTAAAAGTTGTTTGCCAACTGCCATAaaagactgaagaagaagaattagaCAATTGCAAGTTTCTGTGAGATTCCAAATCTCTTGTTTCGCCACTGTGAAATTGTTTCCTGCAAACGACAAGTGTGTGGTCTGACGTTCTTGCCAGatcatccagtgtgtgtgtgtgatgacgattaaatgattaaaacatcTGTTAAACCTGTCAATATGTCTGAGGTCTCCCACGTTGTTAGAATTAGTCAAGAGCTAAAAATCCTCTAGTGTGCACCAGGTTTCACCAAACTCTGACTTGTAGAGGATTGAAGGATTGGTGAGTTTTCAGTAAAGGCTCTGTTCAAACTCGCAGGTGTTTCCAGTTGTTCTGATCTGACGTCTGCAGGTCCAAGTTAGGAAGAGAATCAAATTCACAAATCTCTCAGCTCCGTCTGCACGATGTAAGAATCAAGCCGTCCTGCCCATCACAGCTAACCGTAGATTGATGGTTGGTTTTTAGATTTCAGATTCAGGATTTCTGCTTTTTTCAGGGGAGAGGGCTGTACTGACAAATGTTTTAGAGCTGAAGTGCTGCACAAGGCTCAAAGTtagttattaaaaataatacaacagtGAAATTAAGCTCAGCCAACAAACCCTccctgttttaatttgaatgcgTTCAACAGAGTCATATGACACGTTGATTAAGAGAAGCTTTAGTTCACAGACCTGTTGAGCTGCTTGTTCTGTGGAACCTGGCTTTCAGCAGGAGACTAAATCGAAAGCTGATCACACAGAGATGTCACATCTGGGATGAAATGTCAGATCCAAGAATTCACGTCATCTCAAGACAAAATGTACCCTGATGCTTATAGAGCCATGCAGTGATTAAACAATACTAAAAACAGATTATAGCACTGACCATAAAGGTTGAGGCTGAATCATGTCCGCACCTATTTCGTTATCTTGTCTACACGCAGCACAGAAATGGAAGGTTTATGAATGAGATGCTTGTATGACCAACAGCATTCGGTTTAATTGCCGTGAACTGAAATTGACTGTCTGACTTGTATTATGCATgatatatttgttgttttttccagacATTTCTGCATTCAAGTTTTTAAGTTAGGATGCGTGTCGATTttaacttcaggagtttgagcCAGTTAGCAGCTACTAAGGCCGGAGATGTAGCTTTGCTGTTTTTAACTTTGCATATGTGTccagtgtttttaattataactAAAACCTGGGAGTTGTGGTTCTGTGGTGTGCCCTCTGGTGGAATAATTTATTACATATTAGATATATATCAAAACTGGATGTAACTTCCGGCTTTGTTGTGGAAGAGCTTGAAATTGCAATGCCAAGGACGCCAACATAGTATCATAGCAAGCATGTGAACACTTCACATCATGATGCATTTGTTTCATCGACTCCGTTGCTAAACATCAAGTTCACCTCCAACCTCAGCATGTTGGTAAGTTAACATGCCATGGCAGCATTACCTCACTGAAAATGCTAGCAAAATACTGGTTTGTAATTTGTATGCTACGTCTCTAGCAAGCATGTAATGATCAGGTTGACCGTGTCTAAAGAGATTGAATTGAAACAGTTACTCACAGCTTGCAAGATGGAAAATGTCACTTAAAACACAAATAGTCTAGATCCAGGTGACTTTATCTACCTGGGATGCTTGTccaatttttactttttagcCAAAACCCATTTCATACATTACATTATCTGAAAGA
This genomic window contains:
- the LOC133956888 gene encoding twist-related protein 2-like; this encodes MREEEQSNDDHPEGGVVSSQENMGRPPSNACPVVVATPGATGRKRQTGSHPEDHVATVAPTTVSDDSKVKPGDEIHVYTPGTKRVKRSPLHRPPSSSPSLSPVPGPSPGDLLALEDPHGQRVIANIRERQRTQSLNDAFASLRKIIPTLPSDKLSKIQTLKLASRYIDFLYQVLESDEMDSKQAGCNYLAHERLSYAFSVWRMEGAWSSMSASH